In Acidobacteriota bacterium, a genomic segment contains:
- a CDS encoding efflux RND transporter periplasmic adaptor subunit encodes MNNKLKIFLPLLLLVVGVVATVLIVKARPEVETEAPAPTVPLVRVLEVEPRTLSLDVRSQGTVEPRTETTLFAEVTAKVVDLAPAFAAGGFFERGDALVRLDRRDFELAVTRARSEVARAEVLLAREEAEAELALREWKDLGNSGEAPPLVAREPQVAEARATLAAAQASLEQAELNLQRTVVRAPFAGRVRQKQVGVGQFVSPGQPLGQIYAVDYAEVRLPVPDGQLAFVDLPLVFRGDSKTAAGPEVELTASFGGRRHTWQGRIVRTAGEIDPSSRMLSLVARVDDPYARGDDPERPPLAVGLFVEAVIDGRDQPGVVVLPREALRGGDRVLVLDGKNLRFRPVEVLRRVGDEVYVSEGLRAEEKVCVSPLETAVDGMEVRVAEGGAESDAAGSSAEKPEAGAESPGGR; translated from the coding sequence ATGAACAACAAGCTCAAGATCTTTCTGCCCCTGCTGCTACTGGTGGTGGGCGTCGTCGCCACGGTGCTGATCGTCAAGGCCCGGCCGGAGGTGGAGACCGAGGCGCCGGCGCCGACGGTACCCCTGGTGCGGGTGCTGGAGGTCGAGCCCCGGACCCTATCCCTGGACGTCCGGTCCCAGGGCACCGTGGAGCCGCGCACCGAGACCACCCTCTTCGCCGAGGTCACCGCCAAGGTAGTGGACCTGGCGCCGGCCTTCGCCGCCGGCGGCTTCTTCGAACGCGGTGACGCGCTGGTACGCCTCGACCGCCGGGATTTCGAGCTGGCGGTGACCCGCGCCCGTTCCGAGGTCGCCCGGGCGGAAGTGCTGCTGGCTCGGGAGGAGGCGGAGGCGGAGCTGGCGCTGCGCGAGTGGAAGGATCTGGGCAACTCCGGCGAGGCGCCGCCGCTGGTGGCCCGGGAACCCCAGGTGGCGGAGGCTCGGGCCACCCTGGCGGCGGCCCAGGCGAGTCTGGAGCAGGCGGAGCTCAACCTCCAGCGCACCGTCGTCCGCGCTCCCTTCGCCGGCCGCGTGCGCCAGAAGCAGGTGGGCGTCGGCCAATTCGTCTCCCCGGGGCAACCCCTGGGGCAGATCTACGCCGTGGACTATGCCGAGGTGCGGCTGCCGGTGCCCGACGGCCAGCTCGCTTTCGTCGACCTGCCCCTGGTCTTCCGCGGGGATTCGAAGACTGCCGCCGGGCCGGAGGTGGAGCTCACCGCCAGCTTCGGCGGGCGCCGCCACACCTGGCAGGGGCGCATCGTGCGCACCGCCGGGGAGATCGATCCCAGCAGCCGGATGCTGTCGCTGGTGGCGCGGGTGGACGATCCCTACGCCCGCGGGGACGACCCGGAGCGGCCGCCGCTGGCGGTGGGGCTCTTCGTCGAGGCGGTCATCGACGGCCGGGACCAGCCGGGGGTGGTGGTGCTGCCCCGGGAAGCCCTGCGCGGCGGCGACCGGGTGCTGGTGCTCGACGGCAAGAATCTGCGCTTCCGGCCGGTGGAGGTGCTGCGGCGGGTGGGGGACGAGGTCTACGTCTCCGAGGGGCTGCGGGCTGAAGAGAAGGTCTGCGTCTCGCCCCTGGAGACGGCAGTGGACGGTATGGAAGTGCGGGTCGCCGAGGGGGGCGCCGAATCTGACGCCGCGGGCTCCTCTGCCGAGAAGCCCGAAGCCGGCGCCGAGAGTCCGGGAGGCCGCTGA
- the infC gene encoding translation initiation factor IF-3, whose amino-acid sequence MTLERNVLVRGRRGRFFAPPKKDSTRVNERIRKSPVRLIDADGSQVGVVDLEAARERAAEQNLDLVEVGATADPPVVKIMDWGKTKFEKEKAARESRKKATVIEVKEVKFRPTIDDNDFEIKAKRAIRFLKKGKKVKITVFFRLRQLRRPELGTKILDRVTEMIQESEVGEVETRSGLEGRQMVMILNPLS is encoded by the coding sequence ATGACCTTAGAGAGGAACGTGCTAGTGAGAGGACGCCGAGGTAGATTTTTTGCTCCGCCCAAGAAGGACTCGACCCGAGTCAACGAAAGAATTCGCAAAAGCCCCGTTCGCTTGATCGACGCCGACGGCAGCCAAGTCGGGGTCGTCGACCTGGAGGCAGCGCGGGAGCGGGCCGCGGAGCAGAACCTGGATTTGGTGGAGGTCGGAGCCACCGCCGATCCGCCGGTCGTCAAGATCATGGACTGGGGCAAGACCAAGTTCGAGAAGGAAAAGGCTGCCCGCGAGTCCCGCAAGAAGGCCACCGTCATCGAGGTCAAAGAGGTCAAGTTCCGACCCACCATCGACGACAACGATTTCGAGATCAAGGCCAAGCGCGCCATCCGATTCCTCAAGAAGGGCAAGAAGGTCAAAATTACGGTCTTCTTCCGCCTGCGCCAGCTGCGCCGCCCGGAGCTCGGCACCAAGATTCTGGATCGCGTCACCGAGATGATTCAGGAGTCCGAGGTCGGCGAGGTGGAGACCCGCAGTGGCCTCGAAGGCCGTCAGATGGTGATGATCCTCAATCCCCTATCTTGA
- a CDS encoding efflux RND transporter permease subunit, with translation MNGMVRWFARNHVAANLLMVVILAAGAFSVANVKLEVFPEFSADLITVTVPYLGAAPEEVEEGVLLRIEERIQDLEGIKRINSTAVEGRGTVVVELLPEADVREVLDEVKARVDAIDTFPEQTEQPVIQEVILRRQVINVAIFGEADEATLKRLGERVRDDLLTRPGITQVDLAAARPYEISIEVSEEALRRHQLTFDQVAQAVRRSSLDLPGGSIKSEGGEILLRTTGQAYRGPEFESLVLLTRPDGTRLLLGDVARVVDGFAETDQSARFDGNPTVLVQVFRVGEQDALDVAGEVYDYVEEAESWLPQGISMTTWQDDTQVLRSRLDLMLRNGRAGLILVFLVLAFFLRLRLAGWVALGIPISFFGALALMPILDISINLISLFAFIVVLGIVVDDAIVVGENIYRQMESGKKPLKAAIEGAQEVAVPVTFSILTTIAAFGPLVFVPGNSGKIMKVIPLIVIPTLIFSLVESLCILPAHLGHSRPRRKGDRGRGPMRWWRGVQERFTGRLERFIINAYRPSLERALRWRYTFVAGALAVLMISFALVAGGWLRFNFFPPVEADNVAAFLSMPQGTPAEVTERAVQRIEGAALELQEELKEEQGSEVFRHTLASVGEQPFRQAQSQNGGNVGSSFSAAHIGEVAVELVPAEDRDITSPEIAARWREKVGQIPDATELTFSSSLFSAGEAINVQLSGPSLDSLVAASERLQEDLRAYPGVFDITDSFEKGKQELQLDITPEAQALGLTLSDLARQVRQAFYGEEAQRVQRGREEIKVMVRYPEDQRQSLGSLEEMRVRTPGGVEVPFTSAATYHMERGFATIQRTDRQRVVNVTADVDPKQANANEIIRDLESRVLPRILADFQGLRYTFEGEQREQRDTLGGVLRGFLFALLIIYALLAIPFRSYLQPIIVMAAIPFGLIGALWGHVLMGINLSLLSMFGIVALTGVVVNDSLVMVDFINRHYQRGLPLMDALRKAGEQRFRPILLTSLTTFAGLLPLLLEQSLQAQFLIPMAVSLAFGVLFATFITLMLVPVSYTILEDFKHLFGRSRWRRRHAEEEAEAHPGEVEEGEDQPRDSPREIPHGAAPEGA, from the coding sequence ATGAACGGCATGGTGCGCTGGTTCGCCCGCAACCACGTGGCGGCGAATCTCCTGATGGTGGTGATCCTGGCGGCGGGGGCCTTTTCCGTCGCCAACGTCAAGCTCGAGGTCTTCCCCGAGTTTTCCGCCGACCTCATCACCGTCACCGTGCCCTACCTGGGGGCGGCGCCGGAGGAGGTAGAGGAGGGGGTGCTGCTGCGCATCGAGGAGCGCATCCAGGATCTGGAGGGCATCAAGCGCATCAACTCCACCGCCGTCGAGGGCCGGGGCACGGTGGTGGTGGAGCTGCTGCCGGAGGCGGACGTGCGGGAGGTGCTGGACGAGGTCAAGGCGCGGGTGGACGCCATCGACACCTTCCCGGAGCAGACCGAGCAGCCGGTGATCCAGGAGGTGATCCTGCGCCGCCAGGTGATCAACGTGGCCATCTTCGGTGAGGCCGACGAGGCGACCTTGAAACGCCTCGGCGAGCGGGTGCGGGACGATCTGCTCACCCGGCCGGGCATCACCCAGGTGGATCTGGCGGCGGCGCGGCCGTACGAGATCTCCATCGAGGTCTCCGAGGAGGCTCTACGCCGCCATCAGCTGACCTTCGACCAGGTGGCCCAGGCGGTGCGCCGTTCCTCCCTCGACCTGCCCGGCGGCTCGATCAAGAGCGAGGGCGGCGAGATTCTTCTGCGCACCACCGGCCAGGCCTACCGCGGCCCGGAATTCGAGAGCCTGGTCTTGCTCACCCGCCCCGACGGGACCCGGCTGCTGCTGGGGGACGTGGCGCGGGTGGTGGACGGCTTCGCCGAGACCGACCAGTCGGCGCGCTTCGACGGCAATCCGACGGTCTTGGTACAGGTCTTCCGGGTCGGCGAGCAGGACGCCCTGGACGTCGCCGGCGAGGTCTACGACTACGTCGAGGAAGCCGAGAGCTGGTTGCCCCAGGGCATCTCCATGACCACCTGGCAGGACGACACCCAGGTGCTGCGCAGCCGTCTCGACCTGATGCTGCGCAACGGCCGCGCCGGTTTGATTCTGGTCTTCCTGGTGCTGGCCTTCTTCCTGCGCCTGCGGCTGGCGGGCTGGGTGGCCCTGGGCATCCCCATCTCCTTCTTCGGCGCGCTGGCGCTGATGCCCATCCTCGACATCTCCATCAACCTCATCTCCCTCTTCGCCTTCATCGTGGTGCTGGGCATCGTGGTGGACGACGCCATCGTCGTCGGCGAGAACATCTATCGTCAGATGGAGTCGGGGAAGAAGCCCCTCAAGGCGGCCATCGAGGGGGCCCAGGAAGTGGCGGTGCCGGTGACCTTCTCCATCCTCACCACCATCGCCGCCTTCGGCCCGCTGGTCTTCGTGCCCGGCAATTCGGGCAAGATCATGAAGGTGATCCCCCTCATCGTCATCCCCACCCTGATTTTTTCCTTGGTGGAGTCCCTGTGCATTCTGCCGGCCCACCTCGGCCACTCCCGGCCGCGCCGCAAGGGGGACCGCGGGCGTGGTCCCATGCGCTGGTGGCGCGGGGTGCAGGAACGCTTCACCGGGCGCCTCGAACGCTTCATCATCAATGCCTACCGGCCGAGCCTGGAGCGGGCGCTGCGCTGGCGCTACACTTTCGTCGCCGGTGCCCTGGCGGTGTTGATGATCTCCTTTGCCTTGGTCGCCGGGGGTTGGCTGCGCTTCAACTTCTTCCCGCCGGTGGAGGCGGACAATGTCGCCGCCTTCCTCTCCATGCCCCAGGGCACGCCGGCGGAAGTTACGGAACGGGCGGTGCAGCGCATCGAGGGCGCCGCGCTGGAGTTGCAGGAAGAGCTGAAGGAGGAGCAGGGTAGCGAGGTCTTCCGCCACACCCTGGCCTCGGTGGGGGAACAGCCCTTCCGCCAGGCGCAGAGCCAGAACGGCGGCAATGTCGGATCGAGCTTTTCCGCCGCCCACATCGGCGAGGTGGCGGTGGAGCTGGTGCCGGCGGAGGACCGGGACATCACCAGCCCCGAGATCGCCGCCCGCTGGCGGGAGAAGGTGGGGCAGATCCCCGACGCCACCGAGCTCACCTTCTCCTCCTCCCTGTTCTCCGCCGGCGAGGCCATCAACGTCCAGCTCTCCGGCCCCAGCCTCGACTCGCTGGTGGCGGCGTCGGAGCGCCTGCAGGAGGACCTACGGGCCTACCCCGGCGTCTTCGACATCACCGACAGCTTCGAGAAGGGCAAGCAGGAGCTGCAGCTGGACATCACTCCCGAGGCTCAGGCCCTGGGGCTGACCCTGTCGGATCTGGCGCGCCAGGTGCGGCAGGCCTTCTACGGCGAGGAGGCCCAGCGGGTGCAGCGGGGGCGGGAAGAGATCAAGGTGATGGTGCGCTATCCGGAGGATCAGCGTCAGTCCTTGGGCAGCCTGGAGGAGATGCGGGTGCGCACCCCCGGCGGGGTCGAGGTGCCCTTCACCTCCGCCGCGACCTACCACATGGAACGGGGCTTCGCGACCATCCAGCGCACCGACCGCCAGCGGGTGGTCAACGTCACCGCCGACGTCGATCCCAAGCAGGCCAACGCCAACGAGATCATCCGCGATCTGGAGAGCCGGGTGCTGCCGCGCATCCTGGCGGACTTCCAGGGGCTGCGCTACACCTTCGAAGGCGAGCAGCGGGAGCAGCGTGACACCCTCGGCGGCGTGCTGCGGGGCTTCCTCTTCGCGCTGCTGATCATCTACGCCCTGCTGGCCATCCCCTTCCGCTCCTACCTGCAGCCGATCATCGTCATGGCCGCCATCCCCTTCGGCCTCATCGGGGCGCTGTGGGGCCACGTGCTGATGGGAATCAACCTCTCGCTGCTCTCCATGTTCGGCATCGTGGCCCTCACCGGCGTGGTGGTCAACGACAGCCTGGTGATGGTGGACTTCATCAACCGCCACTACCAGCGCGGCTTGCCGCTGATGGACGCCCTGCGCAAGGCCGGGGAGCAGCGCTTCCGGCCCATCCTGCTGACCTCCCTGACCACCTTCGCCGGGCTCCTACCGCTGTTGTTGGAGCAGAGCCTGCAGGCCCAATTCCTCATCCCCATGGCCGTTTCCCTGGCTTTCGGCGTGCTCTTCGCCACCTTCATCACGCTGATGCTGGTGCCGGTGAGCTACACGATCCTGGAGGACTTCAAGCACCTCTTCGGCCGCAGCCGCTGGCGCCGCCGCCATGCTGAGGAGGAAGCCGAAGCGCATCCAGGCGAAGTGGAGGAGGGGGAGGATCAGCCTCGCGATTCCCCCAGGGAGATTCCCCACGGGGCCGCGCCGGAGGGCGCCTGA
- a CDS encoding efflux transporter outer membrane subunit codes for MSQAVRSRLGFRRLLSPRASGLLGLLGALGLTACGHSTAVSPEVGVEVPERWTAEAAISEAAPGDLSLPALAASDLPEVGFDLGEPALAAVIEEALEGNRDLAAAAARLDQAAARARIAGADLWPQASAGFDANRSKRNFIGFPIPGSGGDEVLSSTSTTFGVALNVSWEPDLWGRVRAGRDAANADLAAAQADFVGARRSLAAQTAKAWLAAVEAAQQRSLAQVTLENREDSTAKVRRRYEAGLRSPLDLRLAQASDEGARASLAARRAQLDAALRQLEVLLGRYPAARLELAGELPRAAAVPAGLPSELVTRRPDVQAAERRLVAAGARVAEARASLYPRITLTGSTGTSSEQLENLLDGDFSVWSLAGSILQPLFQGGRLRAGVDLARATEAEGVAAYAGTVLRAFAEVETNLAATELLRLQEEALEGAVEQAVAAERLAQERYGSGLADYLTVLESQRQALDSQSQLLSVRRQRLAAQIDLYLALGGDLEPSLEPEQVPSDPLEAAAR; via the coding sequence ATGAGCCAAGCCGTTCGATCAAGACTCGGTTTTCGAAGACTCCTGAGCCCGCGGGCGTCGGGCCTGCTGGGCCTGCTGGGTGCTCTGGGCCTGACGGCCTGTGGGCACAGCACCGCCGTGTCTCCGGAGGTGGGGGTCGAGGTGCCGGAGCGATGGACCGCTGAGGCGGCGATATCGGAAGCGGCGCCGGGAGATCTTTCGTTGCCGGCCCTGGCGGCCTCGGATCTACCGGAAGTTGGCTTCGACCTCGGGGAGCCGGCCCTGGCGGCGGTCATCGAGGAAGCCTTGGAGGGCAATCGGGATCTGGCGGCGGCGGCGGCGCGGCTGGACCAGGCGGCGGCGCGGGCGCGCATCGCCGGGGCGGACCTCTGGCCCCAGGCGTCGGCGGGATTCGACGCCAATCGCTCCAAGCGCAACTTCATTGGTTTTCCTATTCCTGGCAGCGGCGGCGACGAGGTGCTGAGCTCCACCTCCACCACCTTCGGGGTCGCCCTCAATGTCAGTTGGGAGCCGGATTTGTGGGGCCGGGTGCGGGCCGGCCGGGATGCCGCCAACGCCGACCTGGCGGCGGCGCAGGCGGATTTCGTTGGAGCTCGGCGCTCGCTGGCGGCGCAGACCGCCAAGGCCTGGCTGGCGGCGGTGGAGGCGGCGCAGCAGCGCTCGCTGGCCCAGGTCACGCTGGAGAATCGAGAAGACAGCACCGCCAAGGTGCGCCGGCGCTACGAGGCGGGCCTGCGCTCGCCCTTGGATTTGCGCCTGGCCCAGGCCAGCGACGAGGGTGCCCGGGCGAGCCTGGCGGCCCGCCGAGCCCAGCTCGACGCCGCCCTGCGCCAGCTGGAAGTGCTCCTGGGGCGCTATCCGGCGGCGCGGCTGGAGCTAGCGGGGGAGCTGCCTCGGGCCGCCGCGGTGCCGGCGGGGCTGCCCTCGGAATTGGTCACCCGGCGCCCGGACGTGCAGGCGGCGGAACGGCGACTGGTGGCCGCCGGGGCACGGGTGGCGGAAGCCCGGGCGTCCCTCTATCCTCGCATAACCCTCACCGGTTCCACCGGCACCAGCAGCGAGCAACTGGAGAATCTGCTGGACGGCGATTTCTCGGTGTGGAGCCTGGCGGGGTCGATCCTCCAGCCGCTCTTCCAGGGCGGGCGACTGCGCGCCGGCGTCGATCTCGCCCGGGCCACCGAGGCGGAGGGCGTGGCGGCCTATGCCGGCACCGTGCTGCGGGCCTTCGCCGAGGTGGAGACCAACCTGGCGGCGACGGAGCTTCTGCGGCTCCAGGAAGAAGCCTTGGAAGGGGCGGTGGAACAGGCGGTGGCGGCGGAGCGGCTGGCCCAGGAGCGCTACGGATCGGGCCTGGCGGACTACCTCACGGTGCTCGAAAGCCAGCGCCAGGCTCTCGATTCCCAAAGTCAGCTGCTGTCGGTGCGCCGCCAGCGCCTCGCCGCCCAGATCGATCTCTATCTGGCCCTGGGCGGGGATCTGGAGCCTTCTCTCGAGCCGGAGCAGGTTCCGTCCGATCCGTTAGAGGCCGCCGCTCGCTGA
- a CDS encoding TetR/AcrR family transcriptional regulator gives MSVPEANPDKPDTKTALLDAAEEVFAQKGVEGGSLRAITERAGANLAAVNYHFGSKEGLVRAVFERRIVPMNRERLDRLDRLEEGAGDRPLAMAEIVGAFVDPVLHMAVGPNPQIRSFRQLMGRVYSESRELMLDLIVEQFQEVFLRFFQALSKALPQLSPPLVMARMHFMVGCMVQTMLNEDLVERQLCLLEAPFDARRMEAELKSFIVAGLQAPVSGEWEADEADMDRWQEWMERREEVEEP, from the coding sequence ATGAGCGTCCCCGAAGCGAATCCCGACAAGCCCGACACCAAGACGGCTCTCCTCGACGCCGCTGAGGAAGTCTTCGCCCAGAAGGGGGTGGAGGGGGGATCGCTGCGGGCGATCACCGAGCGGGCGGGGGCGAATCTGGCGGCGGTGAATTATCACTTCGGGTCGAAGGAAGGGCTGGTGCGGGCGGTCTTCGAGCGGCGCATCGTGCCGATGAACCGCGAGCGCCTGGATCGCCTCGACCGCCTCGAAGAGGGCGCCGGGGACCGGCCGCTGGCAATGGCGGAGATCGTCGGGGCCTTCGTCGATCCGGTACTGCACATGGCGGTGGGCCCCAATCCCCAGATCCGCTCCTTCCGGCAGCTCATGGGACGGGTCTACAGCGAGTCCCGGGAGCTCATGCTCGACCTCATCGTCGAGCAATTCCAAGAGGTCTTCCTGCGATTCTTCCAAGCTTTGAGCAAGGCCCTGCCGCAGCTCTCGCCGCCGCTGGTGATGGCGCGGATGCACTTCATGGTCGGTTGCATGGTGCAGACCATGCTCAACGAGGATCTGGTGGAGCGCCAGCTCTGCTTGCTGGAGGCGCCCTTCGACGCCCGGCGCATGGAGGCGGAGCTGAAATCTTTCATCGTCGCCGGGTTGCAGGCGCCGGTGAGTGGGGAGTGGGAAGCGGACGAGGCGGATATGGACCGCTGGCAGGAGTGGATGGAGCGCCGAGAAGAGGTAGAGGAACCATGA
- a CDS encoding DUF4203 domain-containing protein, giving the protein MFDMSWLPSGGPEMAVVSGGVGLLLLLAGRRLFWLALATAGFLTGFLLLPQVAPGAGEVLRWGLAVLGGVVGALLAIFVQRVAVAIGGFLLGGYGALVLADGLALQAPGFWPIAIYVGGGILAALLASLLFEGALIALSALLGAAILVQLQPLPAVAQLWLFLVLMLVGVAVQSRGWGRD; this is encoded by the coding sequence ATGTTCGACATGTCGTGGCTGCCGTCGGGGGGACCGGAAATGGCCGTGGTGAGCGGTGGGGTGGGGTTGTTGTTGCTCTTGGCCGGGCGGCGGTTGTTTTGGTTGGCGTTGGCTACGGCGGGGTTTTTGACCGGGTTTTTGTTGCTGCCGCAGGTGGCGCCGGGGGCGGGGGAGGTGTTGCGGTGGGGGTTGGCGGTGTTGGGGGGCGTGGTGGGAGCGCTGCTGGCGATCTTCGTGCAGCGGGTGGCGGTGGCCATTGGCGGGTTCCTGCTGGGCGGCTATGGAGCCCTGGTGCTGGCGGATGGGCTGGCGCTCCAGGCACCGGGGTTTTGGCCCATCGCCATCTATGTCGGCGGGGGCATTCTCGCCGCGCTGCTGGCGTCGCTGCTCTTCGAAGGAGCCCTCATCGCACTGTCAGCGCTCCTAGGCGCGGCGATTTTGGTGCAACTTCAGCCGCTGCCGGCCGTAGCTCAGCTATGGCTCTTCCTCGTCTTGATGTTGGTGGGCGTAGCGGTGCAAAGCCGCGGCTGGGGCCGCGACTGA